A window of Castanea sativa cultivar Marrone di Chiusa Pesio chromosome 8, ASM4071231v1 genomic DNA:
gatgaagaaagagagagttgagaAAGATGAAGAGCATCTTAGCCCAGAGAAAGAGAAGACataggagaaagagagaataaaagcgattaaaaaagaaatacaatagTGCTACAATGCCATCCTACATTTAGGATGGTACTGTAGCaacattgtaaatttttttacaattgacATCATTTAGTAGTCCGAATTGAGCATCATTTTAAGGGGTGTATGGTAAATCAAACCTACATTTCCCATTTGGCATTCCCAATGGGAATGCTCTTATGTAGACCCTGCCTATATAAAATACACGCTTTTAACAAAGCCTAATAAATGCCTAGATTTACCATGTGtccttccttttatttttcataataaaaagtGTTATGTATTCCTTGTGTGTTCAATTTTGAAGTGCATTGTGCAGAGTGCATTGAACTAACTTATGAGAGTTTTATCTcccaaaaatttgattttttttttctcattatctTGTTCTCTAgattgcatttatttattttaaaatttggatagGAAATCCtataaaattgataatgaaCAAATTTTATTCTATGAAAGATCAACGCTAAACCTGACTTTTATAGGAGATgctaaatcttttttatttttttggttcatgtTTATAGcaaattagtcatttttttacattgattgagtttaaaatattatcaaatttcattaattatattgtaTAGAGAAATGCTGTGTTTACAATATTTATACAaaactttcacaataaatcgtAAATGACAGGTTATTACTTGCTATTACTagtagacaaaaaaataatttcggtaatggattcaaattagaactagtaacgttttatcacttatgatttgttgtaaaaatatcatAAACATCACTTTTCTTTTGTATACAATGTATATATGAGTTATGACTAACATATGAATATGTAATTCGGTCCTCCAAATAAACTATCTTGGCTGTGCCCCTGCTCCTGGCAATACTAGAACAAATTATTAATCCCTTAAATTAGTGTACTTTTCATCTCACACACATCCGGTAAAAAATCCCATGAAAGCTTTGCATAGGGAttacttttattaatttattaatttatcagCTCTTCTATTAACATAACACATCTCatgatattttcataataaaagaaGATATTTTATCACCTCACATAGACACAGACGCACCGCAACTCACAACAAATCACCccaatttattgtaaaaatgttatgagaTCTGTTGTATCCATGCactttatttcatttcattgtctaaaaattttctttgaaattctGTCTtgtttcaaataattttatagtttgTAACCTCATTTGATGTAGACCACAACTTTTCAGTTAAGCAAGTAAGCTGTTTTTTAAGGTGTATATTGATACGATACATAAATACTATTGCACTTCAAGTTGTTGGTCATGTATTGCTTTTTCTATATCTCATGGACTTACAATCGTTCAATTCTAATGTTGCTAATATCAgggttttttactttttcgATGTTGGctattttatattaatactTTAACTTAAGGGCAAAACTGAGGTATAGTACCTTAGATTCACTACTTAAATTTTTGACATCTGTCTCATTTAACTACCTAAACAAACGGggttaaaactaaaaaaaaatttctccttcttcctttttttttttgttttttttttttcctgcaaaTGGTTTAtcttccaaacccaaaacccaaaaaaagaaaaaaaagaaagaaagaaagaatatctCAGATCTCTCCTTctcggtgtgtgtgtgtgtatgtatgtttaTCTCTTTACTTTCTTATTTTCTGATCTGtgactcttttttcttttctgatctatgactctctctctctctctctctctcttggtgtgTGTAGGTATGCGTATctgtttccttttcttcttttctgatctatgattctctctctctctctcggtgtgtgtatgtatgtgtatctactccctttcttcttttctgatctatgattctttctttctgtcttttattttttgatctttCTTGTTTGGTTACTGAAAAAATGAGGGAGAAGGGTtcattttttggattaaaaCCCAGTAGATTTGGAtgttattttttgatattttctatttggttactgagaaaatgAGGGAGAAATGGtcctttttttggtttgaaaccCAATAGAtctggcttttattttttgatctttCCTGTTTGGTTACtaaaagaatgagagagaaggATTCGTTTTTTGGATTGAAACCCAATagatttggattttattttttgatattttctgtttggttactgagaaaatgagagagaaattatCCGTTTTTTTGGTTTGAGACTTAGTAGAtctgacttttattttttgattttttgatcttTCCTGTTTGGTTCTGCATTTTTTGGTATGATTTTTTCTTGCTGTTGCAgtacaagacaaaaaaaaaaaagaaagaaagagaaaaaaaatttgttttaatgtCGTTTGTTTAGATTGTTAAATGTGacagatgtcaaaattttaggtagggaacctaaggaactgtacctaagttttgcccttaaCTTAATATCAAAACATTCATTAGATATGAGGATCCAATTAACTCAATTTGTAAAACTAttatagttgaataaaataGATCTAGCTAGGAACCAATCACCGGTTACACTAAAAGCTAATTGGTGTTTTAGTCTGACTATAAAAAAAGCTAATTGACGTTTTAGTCCGACAATAAAAAGTAATCATTTATAGACATGAATTATCTAGGGTGGAACCTGACAGGAGAAAGATACTCTGAATAtatgttttattgtaattaaCGCTACTTTGTTTTGTGGTAAAATGATTTCaattgaaaacatttttagtGAAGACATTTCCTAGTGTTTGGTGTgacctaaaatgaaaaaaaaaaaaaaccctcatatCGTTACCTACCAGCAATCACAAGATTAGCATAATCGGACTCAGCCACCTAACAGATGGGCGCAATTGAGCTTGCCACCACCAAATTGCCCAAAACCAGGTTGGATCCACGGCTCCAACCACTAGATCGATGCAACCCCAAGGGATCCATGACCCCAGGCACCAAATTGGCGCCCTCAGCCACTAGATTGGCGCTTCCTAACCACCATCGGCACCCCTCCGCTGCAATTAGAGCCTCCCAGCCGCGAATCTAAGCTTCATTACCAAAACCCAACTACCAACCAACACGAACTAAGCTCTGATGACCACTGTGATTCAAGGCTTTGACAACTACCATAACTTAGCACCTTTGTGAGTAGGAAAGGAGAGGCCGGGGTGGAGAGTGGACAAGTGTTCAAGGAGGGTTTGTGAGAGTTgatcaatttgtaaaatattttacaaaattttttctttgGTAAAACGTTTTACAAAGGGTTTAACGGTCAACTGGAaatgtttttagcttttatcaacattttacaacaaaacaaacacaatataatgtgataTTTTATAAGGAAACTACGTAACACTTAATCATTCCGCTTGACATGTCAAAAATTTATGGCAATGGATATATACGTTGGCAAAGGTGCCATTGAAATGTGTTTAAAAGAATACGATTAAACTAATACCAAAACTTATCTAACGATCAAAATGATGACAAAAACACATTTACGCAAAATCATTTTCACTATGTTGTACGGTTCACTTTTTCTTTAGATGCAATaggatttgaaacttttaacaTAATAAGACTTTATAAGTTTGATGCTTTGAGCTAAATTGGAAACCAACGTTGCATGGATCAACCtttgataaatatatgaaacaaacaaaacatacaAGATGGAGAGAGAGGCCTAGTAAAAATATAGAGGAAAAATAAAGGTAATTTAGGCCTAGTCGGTTCCCGTACGactttctattattattattattattttttttttttgctgaatacgACTTTCTATTATTAGAATGAGAGTTCGGGCACGGGTTAAATGATGTCGGTACTCGGTTGATAACCTGTAACTACATTGAGATAGAGACCAGCAATACTTTCTTACGCGTAACAAACTATTGGAaacataaaagcaaaaaataaatcaaataaaaagacaaagttGCCTCTGACCGACTTGGAGAAAACTCCTCTTAACCTATTATTTGGTGGTTTCTAAACTTGttcatttgtaaaatttaaacaaattatgtTACtaaagaatgtgtttggatccaCATTGCGTTTTAAGGTTGTTGCgtttccagttttttttttttttttttctccagcgCGTGAACAGTAATTGGTATTGTTCATGCACATGGATTCATTGTGCGGAAGACAAAGTTACTATTCAGCACTGTTCACGCATTGTTTATGAAACCCAAAAGcactttatttagaaaaaaatattaaaaataggtcccacaatattattcatacatttaaaaattattttgctacagcgttttcagttttcaattttcagcaataagttctatccaaacggaccctaattGTGTGATTAAAAATACAAGTAATGGattgaaagattttttctaTTGGTTTGAAAggttaactttttttaaaataaataattttaatgccACACACTTTTAGTTCTCTTACGGAAGTAGCCAAATAGAGCCTTATTTAAAGCTAGTCCAGTCAAGGCCGTCCATGTATGATCATACGCTTGAGCTATGCTTGTATGCTGAAGCTATAAATACACCGGAAGATTAGAAGCGCCTTGAACCGTAAGCCTAGAAGCCAAGATTTCCTTCTCCTCCCCAACCCCTCCCAAGAATTGATGGACGAAAACGACTGAAAAAGGAATTCTCTTTTCCCTCTGCGGCTTACCAGAAGCGTCTTTACTTATAGAAGTTATGTAATTAATTgggaataataaataaaaaaatagtagttcATATGAAAATGACGATAGAGTCgtaaaaaataattgtgttaAATGTTATAATCACTCTacaagtacaattttttttgggtgcatgGGATAGGCACGAGTCAGACTGGAGTTTAAGACTTAGGGGGTTTTAAACCCATTTACACTTAGATTTTTTATCTTacgtaccaaaaaaaaaaaaactataaccttttgttttttttcaataaacaaGTGGAGCTCTGCTGTCACACGCGCAGAGATAGTCGGTGTACACGGAAACAGCAGatttttttcctccaaatccCAACTATTTAAACGAGAGGACGTTCGTTTGGTTAACCAAACGATGAGTCGTTGCTGATATTTGACATAACACGTGTAGTTCTTTGTGGTGGCGGTGGTGGCGGTCGGCTAAAATTTAAAGGCCAAGATCAGTTCAGTAATAATGGCTACCTGTTCTATCTTCCAAGCACTTTTGTTGTTTCTCACTCTTTCAGGTTTCTTTTCTTGCCTTCACTTCTCTCTTATTACTCAGTTTGGTTTCTAAGATATTGACAGAAAATGCAAAAACGAAAAGATAACTTTTTGAGTTGACTGTGATGAATGTTTCTATGTTAAAGAGTTCTGCCCAGGTGTTTCTAAtgtaaagtatatatatataactcttgTTTCAAGTTTgagtcttttgttatttttgcaGCTATAACAACAGGGTatcatttttaatgttttatcatTTATAAGATAGACATATAGCGGTTGAGTTCTGTGAAACTCAATTGGGTTGAGTTCTTGTTGTTCTCTCTATTTGtgtctttatatatgtaaatttgTGATCTGATTGATGGATTATCATTGccaaatttattgaaaattctctctagctccaaagttttctttttactcaAGCTCAATGCACTTTTTTAGTAAATTGTATTGATTTCAGTTTTTGAGCATTGATTGAAGCACTGGAGTCATGTATGGACAAGTGTTGATTACGATaaatatttcataataaaatggTGTATATATTAAAAGTTTGACATCTTGACTATTTTTAAATTGGTTTTGGATTTAACTATCAAATTAGAATGCCCCATCTGGAGATGTAAAAATCAAAACTACTGGTCAAACAGAAATGCAAATTATGCAATAATGCATTACTAGCTCAACATATTTTTCCTctctaattaatatatttccttATAAAATCATAGTTGACATTTTGAATCTATAtggttttcactttttttttttttttaactctgtTTCTCACTCTGTTTCAGACTTATTTGTCCAAAATCTCAGTATCGGAGTAGGAATAAACTATGGACAAATTGCCAACAATCTGCCGTCTCCCCCTCGTGTTGCCAACCTCCTTACATCTCTCAACATTAGTAGAGTAAAACTCTATGATGCCGATCCGAATGTCCTGCTTGCCTTCTCTAACTCGAATGTTGATTTCATTGTTGGCCTAGGAAATGAGTATCTTCAGAGTATGGCTGACCCCATAAAAGCTCAAAATTGGATTCAACAGTATGTTACACCCCACCTTCCTCAAACAAAGATTTCCTGCATCCTTGTGGGAAATGAGGTATTCTATAGCAATGACACTCAGTTAAAATCTAGTCTCCTCCCAGCAATGCAAAGTGTATATCATACTCTTGTTAATCTTGGACTAGATAAACAAGTTACTGTCACAACTGCACACTCTCTTACAATATTAGGTAATTCATACCCTCCCTCAGCCGGGACTTTTAGGCAAGATCTTGCCCAGTATATCCAACCTCTTCTAAATTTTCATGCTCAGATCAATTCACCCTTCTTAATAAATGCATATCCATATTTTGCATACAAGGATAACCCAGGTCAGGTTCAATTAGAGTATGTGCTATTTCAGCCTAACCAAGGGATGACTGATCCAAGTACGAATTTGCACTATGATAACATGTTGTATGCTCAAATTGATGCTGTGTATTGGGCGATGAAAGCAATGGGGCATACAGATATTGAGGTTAAAATTTCAGAGACGGGTTGGCCATCTAAGGGGGATACTGATGAGGCAGGAGCTACACCAGAGAATGCTGGATTATATAATGGTAATTTGCTGCAGAGAATACAGGAGAAGCAAGGTACTCCAGCAAAACCGTCTACTCCAGTTGACATATACGTGTTTGCACTTTTTAACGAGGATTTAAAGCCTGGTCCGGCATCAGAGAGGAACTATGGCCTCTACTATCCTAATGGTACCCCAGTTTACAACATTGGATTACAGGGCTATCTACCAGTACCAGGGTTTGACATTTCAGCATCCAGTAACAATGTAAGACATGTATTCTCTATAATTTGTGTCACCTTTACAGTCTTTCTTAtcataaataaatgttttgatgGATAAATCCTCTTCCTGATTTATTGAAGTCATTTGTTAGCATGAGATTCATTTGGTAAGTTTGTTCGAGTAAAATGATGCATCTAATTCaagttttgtaaattttttctcCATATTTTGCAGGCTTTGTCTGTTTTCAGCTTTCTTATCATTCTTATGGCAAGCTTAATTTGTGAGCACTTGTGAATTCTTGAACTGAAGGCAGGAGAgatcaaaagagaaaaataggaaTTCATAGAGATCATTTAATGCTAGAGGAGTTTCTACGGGTGAGAAATTCAATTACTTTTTACTCTTAGAACAATGCTAACCAAATATCTTAACTAACCCCAAATCCTAAACCTGCTAGCTGTGGTCCATACCTTCTCATTTTCCTTCATCTTTATTGTGATTTACTCATATTCTCTTAGACTTTCATACACTAGAACCAATTAGAAAAACTTCAAATCATATAATGGGAAATTCGtatactttatttttaagaCAAGTTTTACCACGAATCTATAAGATAGAGCCTGTCTATATTTGTCTACTTTATACATGCATTGAACAGAGCATTGacattaaatatttatgattaATGAGCCGTATCAAACTCTAAATTTGCGAATacaatctcatttttttttttttgcatttttttattaaagatacGGTGGTGGTATCCATGCTTCTCACCACCCACTTGCAATGATGCGTATGAATCTTGCTGTACAAAATTCCTGTTGTCTTCAGCTAGACAAAAGTCCAAACAGGCTTCTATCAGATAAGAGGCCATTAGAGACCACCTTTCGGCAGCTGGCAGCTggtgtttcttatttttttcccaaGTCACCAAAACTGAAACCTCATTAGTGTTGTCATTGATTGTGAATCCTATCTCAAAGTTGGCTGCCTCTTTGTCTGCATCTTTTACTTCCTATTTCCAATAAAGTATTTGTATTATCAGTCTTAATTGAAACAGTGCCATTTTGATTTTATGCCTACATCATTGTATGGCAGGTCTTTTCTCTCATAACAAAAATAGAATCACTATACTAATCACATCAGGGTCAATCTGTGATCGCTAATACATCTTTAAAATATGCCATTAACTTTCTGGTGTCTTTTGGTCTAATCCAAGCATATTATACCAAAGCAGTTGGCTATAACTTATTATCAAACTGTTGAAATTATGTTGAAAAATCTATTCCTAATTAGATACCAACTTGACGATTCctgcttttttctttgttgttgaacataatgttgaaattttttgcaTATGTAACATCACATAGGATAATTGAGCCACAAGGTGCAATGGTGGATTTCAACATCATGGACCATTCGAATGCACCCATAAGATTCTCACATCGGCATGGCCCAGAGGATAAGATTGCCAGATAAACGAATCCACTGAGAGTTAGACTTGTATAGTGACTGGCTAGCTACCAGTACTATAGCTGATCCCCATGAACATGGTCTCTCTTTGGTTCCAACCCCATGGACATACAAACCAAATTGCTTTGAGGCCCATTAGGTTTTGTTAGTTTGATGTTGAGGAAACCGTCTAGTAATGTGGGGTTGGACAAACATTGAACTACCTTAGTAGTTGTGGTCCAAGTAGCCCATAGCCAAATAAAAAACTGACACAGCAACAAATTAAGTTTTCTTGCGTAgctttcaaaaagaaaaagataaatgaCTTTATAAATAAATCTGACTAAGCACACCCCTTGATTACCGGACAATATTTAATATATGGAAGCTGGTACACCATCAAATGAAAAAGATTCAACCAATTTTGCATGTTGAAAGTTGAATATTTGGTTCAGAGCatttaattattcaaatatataaaGTATGGTAGGTTTGTGGGTTTATTcttatttatgtgatttgagcTGTTGTTGCATCTGTGCAGGGAGACAAAAACATACGTGGAGCTTTTACTTCCAAATATAAAAGCTACTTACTCCAGCAGTGACAGATCGGAACTTTTCTATTATAAACAGCACAAGATTCATCATAGAGAACAAtaatcatatatgtatatagtaTAAACCATTCATTAACAGATTAGGTAAttcatctttaaaaaataacaataaacacgAAGAAGCCATGAGGTAATTAGCTAAGGGAGGTAGAAAAGTAATAAGAACTACAAATTCTTTAACAAAAATCTAATAATTAATGTCAAGGGAGAACTTGGTGAAGATTTTAGAGGGCGATTTGTGGGATTCTAGGACTCGCAGCATTTTGTTGTATATGGAGCAATTGAATTGATTTTACCATGTAAGCACAAGtctagaaaaaaataataataataataatttgctGATGGTATCTTGTTAgctgttctctctctctctctctctctatatatatatatagaaagtaTGCACTCTCCGGTTATGACTTCCCCCAACTGGATTTTCTAAAGCATGGTTACTTTAGTTTCAACAAATGCATCACGTGAAGGTGTTTCAACATAATTGAGGGTTGATTAAAAATCATTGTGAGAGAGAATCACGAATGGATGACAAGAAGAAAATTTATCATGCATCAGGTGCATGTATCCAACCTCTCACATGGGGGTGGATATATGCACCCTATTAC
This region includes:
- the LOC142607728 gene encoding glucan endo-1,3-beta-glucosidase 14: MATCSIFQALLLFLTLSDLFVQNLSIGVGINYGQIANNLPSPPRVANLLTSLNISRVKLYDADPNVLLAFSNSNVDFIVGLGNEYLQSMADPIKAQNWIQQYVTPHLPQTKISCILVGNEVFYSNDTQLKSSLLPAMQSVYHTLVNLGLDKQVTVTTAHSLTILGNSYPPSAGTFRQDLAQYIQPLLNFHAQINSPFLINAYPYFAYKDNPGQVQLEYVLFQPNQGMTDPSTNLHYDNMLYAQIDAVYWAMKAMGHTDIEVKISETGWPSKGDTDEAGATPENAGLYNGNLLQRIQEKQGTPAKPSTPVDIYVFALFNEDLKPGPASERNYGLYYPNGTPVYNIGLQGYLPVPGFDISASSNNALSVFSFLIILMASLICEHL